The following are from one region of the Tachyglossus aculeatus isolate mTacAcu1 chromosome 13, mTacAcu1.pri, whole genome shotgun sequence genome:
- the SLC25A40 gene encoding solute carrier family 25 member 40 codes for MVFSELRIMDTEQTSLVHKKVTVVQKMIASCTGALLTSLMVTPLDVVKIRLQAQKCPFPKGKCFVYCNGLMDHMYICEDGSGRAWYKKPGHFRGTWDAFLKIIRNEGIKSLWSGLPPTLVMAVPATVIYFSCYDELSAFLRSKLGEDDAHIPIIAGVTARLGSVTVISPLELIRTKMQSKKLSYRDLLLFMNKTLSTGGWISLWRGWGPTVLRDVPFSALYWYNFEIFKKWLCKKSGSQEPTFGINFTSGAASGSIASIATLPFDVVKTKRQTLLWEHDVSRKSPSSTWKIMKSIVKESGFTGLFAGFIPRLIKVAPACAIMISTYEFGKTFFYKQNLRKQQHH; via the exons ATG GTTTTCAGTGAATTGAGAATTATGGATACTGAACAGACATCCCTAGTGCATAAAAAAGTTACAGTCGTTCAGAAGATGATTGCTTCTTGTACCGGAGCTCTTCTTACATCATtaatgg TGACCCCCCTGGATGTTGTTAAAATCCGACTTCAAGCCCAAAAATGTCCATTCCCCAAAG gaaaatgttTTGTGTACTGTAATGGCCTCATGGATCATATGTACATCTGTGAGGATGGAAGCGGCAGAGCATGGTATAAAAAGCCGGGCCATTTCAGAGGAACATGG GATGCTTTTTTGAAAATTATTCGAAATGAGGGTATTAAGTCCCTGTGGAGTGGCCTTCCTCCAACACT GGTGATGGCGGTTCCTGCCACAGTTATTTATTTTTCATGTTATGATGAACTCTCAGCTTTTTTGAGATCTAAACTAGGAGAAGATGATGCTCACATACCCATTATTGCCGGAGTTACAGCTCGAC TTGGTTCAGTAACAGTAATAAGTCCATTAGAGTTAATTAGAACCAAGATGCAGTCTAAGAAGTTGTCTTACAGGGACCTGCTTCTGTTTATGAACAAGACATTATCCACTGGAGGCTGGATTTCCCTGTGGAGAGGCTGGGGTCCGACGGTCCTCAGAGACGTCCCCTTCTCAG CACTCTACTGGTATAACTTTGAAATCTTTAAGAAGTGGCTCTGCAAGAAATCTGGCTCCCAGGAACCCACTTTCGGCATCAATTTTACTTCGGGAGCAGCATCGGGCTCC ATTGCTTCTATTGCAACCTTACCCTTTGATGTGGTCAAAACCAAAAGACAGACACTGCTTTGGGAGCACGATG TTTCCCGGAAGTCTCCATCTTCCACGTGGAAAATAATGAAGAGCATCGTTAAGGAAAGCGGGTTTACAGGGTTATTTGCAG gGTTCATTCCCCGTTTAATTAAAGTCGCTCCGGCGTGTGCCATCATGATTAGCACATACGAATTTGGGAAGACTTTTTTCTACAAACAGAACTTAAGGAAGCAGCAGCATCATTAA